A part of Miscanthus floridulus cultivar M001 chromosome 6, ASM1932011v1, whole genome shotgun sequence genomic DNA contains:
- the LOC136455945 gene encoding large ribosomal subunit protein cL37-like: MALVLSPTVSFLVSPSAPRSRALSSAANVSYPASRLSLQSPLNVTATCASFTEKRPLLVHAMAEGSEAGAEQPEEPKPATKIEDMPLESKQKMIMEQRARMKLAKKLRQRRKRLLRKRKLRKKGRWPPSKMKKLKNV, encoded by the exons ATGGCGCTCGTCCTCTCCCCGACCGTCTCCTTCCTCGTGTCCCCCTCTGCTCCACGTTCCCGAGCTCTATCCTCTGCCGCCAATGTCTCCTACCCCG CCTCAAGGCTGTCCCTGCAGAGCCCTCTGAATGTGACTGCTACTTGTGCTTCTTTCACCGAGAAGAGGCCACTTCTTGTCCATGCCATGGCAGAGGGTTCCGAGGCTGGTGCGGAGCAGCCAGAAGAGCCGAAACCGGCGACCAAGATCGAGGACATGCCGCTCGAGTCGAAGCAGAAGATGATCATGGAGCAGAGGGCACGGATGAAGCTTGCCAAGAAACTGAGGCAGCGGCGCAAGCGGCTTCTCCGCAAGAGGAAGCTTAGGAAGAAGGGTAGGTGGCCTCCGTCCAAGATGAAGAAGCTCAAGAATGTATGA
- the LOC136458098 gene encoding rRNA biogenesis protein RRP5-like produces the protein MHPGVVVHGYICNIIEAGCFVRFLGHLTGFSPKDKAVDRRIERLSDAFYVGQSVRSHILSVNAETARVKLALQQSMCSSTDSSFIQGYFLLDQKVIMEIITSYSVE, from the exons ATGCATCCTGGAGTTGTAGTTCAT GGTTACATCTGCAACATTATCGAAGCTGGTTGTTTCGTCCGTTTTCTCGGACATTTGACTGGTTTCTCTCCCAAGGACAAA GCAGTTGATAGGCGGATAGAAAGGCTTTCTGATGCGTTCTATGTTGGCCAGTCAGTTCGGAGTCACATACTCAGC GTAAATGCTGAAACTGCTAGAGTAAAACTCGCACTTCAACAGTCAATGTGCTCCTCAACGGATTCTTCATTTATTCAAGGATACTTTCTTCTGGATCAGAAGGTTATAATGGAAATAATTACCTCTTATTCTGTTGAATAG
- the LOC136460503 gene encoding heavy metal-associated isoprenylated plant protein 33-like, producing the protein MALFNCITSICTEEGKGLRRPQAGGGPGAEEPSPGGGGPGVAPPSAGRRRTRGAGVLSRPTAEVSGGGGQGPEEDKGQRRPQQAGSGVSGGGGQGAAWGDGGCESPGPDLAARKIARGGILCGP; encoded by the coding sequence ATGGCTCTGTTTAACTGCATAACGTCGATTTGCACTGAGGAAGGCAAGGGGCTGCGCCGCCCTCAGGCCGGCGGAGGGCCAGGGGCGGAGGAGCCCTCACCAGGCGGCGGAGGGCCAGGGGTTGCGCCGCCCTCAGCAGGCCGGAGGAGGACAAGGGGCGCCGGCGTCCTCAGCAGGCCGACAGCGGAGGTCTCTGGCGGCGGAGGGCAAGGGCCGGAGGAGGACAAGGGGCAGCGGCGTCCTCAGCAGGCCGGCAGCGGGGTCTCCGGTGGCGGAGGGCAAGGGGCGGCGTGGGGCGACGGAGGATGCGAATCGCCAGGGCCGGATCTGGCGGCGCGCAAAATCGCCAGGGGCGGCATCCTCTGCGGTCCCTGA
- the LOC136455944 gene encoding CO(2)-response secreted protease-like isoform X2, giving the protein MVNTGRFVILVLAYRLLSYVVYMGSPSGGGNGGDVSDPEAVQAAHLQMLSSIVPSDEQGRVALTQSYHHAFEGFAVALTDKEAAALSGHERVVSVFKDRALQLHTTRSWDFLEVQSGLQSGRLGRRASGDVIIGIVDTGVWPESPSFNDAGMRDVPARWRGVCMEGPDFKKSNCNKKLIGARYYGVQPESSAPNASSSAVATPAATGSPRDTVGHGTHTASTAAGAVVSDADYYGLARGAAKGGAPSSRVAVYRACSLGGCSTSAVLKAIDDAVGDGVDVISISIGMSSVFQSDFLTDPIALGALHAHQRGVLVVCSGGNDGPNPYTVVNSAPWILTVAASSIDRSFQSSIALGNGDVVKGVAINFSNHSLSGEQYPLVFGAQVAAHYAPVAEASNCYPGSLDAQKVAGKIVVCVSTDPMVSRRVKKLVAEGSGARGLVLIDDAEKDVPFVAGGFALSQVSTDAGAQILEYINSTKNPTAVILPTEDVGDFKPAPVVASFSARGPGLTESILKPDLMAPGVSILAATIPSTNSEDVPPGKKPSAYAIKSGTSMACPHVAGAAAFVKSAHPGWTPSIIRSALMTTATTTNNLGKPLASSTGAAATGHDMGAGEMSPLRALSPGLVFDTTTQDYLNFLCYYGYKEQHVRKISGAARFSCPAGAPSPDLIASAVNYPSISVPRLQRGKPATVARTAMNVGPSNATYAATVDAPAGLAVRVSPDRLVFSRRWTTARYEVSFDVAAAGAGVSKGYVHGAVTWSDGAHSVRTPFAVNVL; this is encoded by the exons ATGGTGAACACCGGGCGCTTCGTCATCCTCGTCCTCGCCTACCGGCTCCTG TCGTATGTCGTCTACATGGGGAGCCCGTCGGGAGGCGGAAACGGAGGCGACGTCAGCGATCCGGAGGCGGTGCAGGCGGCTCACCTGCAGATGCTGTCGTCCATCGTCCCGAGCGACGAGCAGGGGAGGGTCGCGCTGACGCAGAGCTACCACCACGCGTTCGAGGGCTTCGCCGTCGCGCTCACCGACAAGGAGGCCGCCGCGCTCTCCG GGCACGAGAGGGTGGTGTCCGTGTTCAAGGACCGAGCCCTGCAGCTGCACACGACGCGGTCGTGGGACTTCCTGGAGGTGCAGTCCGGGCTCCAGTCCGGCCGCCTCGGCCGACGGGCGTCCGGCGACGTCATCATCGGCATCGTCGACACGGGTGTCTGGCCGGAGTCTCCGAGCTTCAACGACGCCGGGATGCGCGACGTGccggcgcggtggcgcggcgtGTGCATGGAAGGACCCGACTTCAAGAAGAGCAACTGCAACAA GAAGCTGATCGGCGCCCGGTACTACGGCGTTCAGCCCGAGTCGTCGGCACCGAACGCCTCCAGCAGCGCCGTGGCGACGCCGGCCGCGACCGGCTCGCCGCGGGACACCGTGGGCCACGGCACGCACACCGCGTCCACGGCGGCCGGCGCGGTCGTGTCGGACGCCGACTACTACGGGCTCGCCCGGGGCGCGGCCAAAGGCGGGGCGCCGTCGAGCCGGGTGGCCGTGTACCGCGCGTGCTCGCTGGGCGGGTGCTCCACGTCGGCGGTGCTCAAGGCCATCGACGACGCGGTGGGCGACGGCGTGGAcgtcatctccatctccatcggcATGAGCTCCGTGTTCCAGTCCGACTTCCTCACCGACCCCATCGCGCTGGGCGCGCTCCACGCGCACCAGCGCGGCGTGCTCGTCGTCTGCTCCGGCGGCAACGACGGGCCCAACCCCTACACCGTCGTCAACTCCGCGCCGTGGATCCTCACCGTCGCCGCCTCCTCCATCGACCGCTCCTTCCAGTCCAGCATCGCTCTCGGCAACGGCGACGTCGTCAAG GGAGTGGCGATAAACTTCTCCAACCACAGCCTCAGCGGCGAGCAGTACCCTCTGGTGTTCGGGGCCCAGGTGGCCGCCCACTACGCGCCGGTCGCCGAGGCGAG CAACTGCTACCCTGGATCATTGGACGCGCAGAAGGTGGCCGGCAAGATCGTGGTGTGCGTGAGCACGGACCCGATGGTGTCGCGGCGGGTCAAGAAGCTGGTCGCCGAGGGGTCCGGCGCCAGGGGGCTGGTGCTCATCGATGACGCCGAGAAGGACGTGCCCTTCGTCGCCGGCGGCTTCGCGCTATCCCAAGTTAGCACCGACGCCGGCGCGCAGATCCTCGAGTACATCAACTCCACAAA GAATCCGACGGCCGTAATCCTCCCGACCGAGGACGTCGGGGACTTCAAGCCGGCGCCGGTGGTGGCGTCCTTCTCGGCGCGTGGCCCTGGCCTCACCGAGTCCATCCTCAAG CCTGATCTGATGGCGCCCGGCGTCAGCATCCTGGCCGCCACGATCCCGTCCACGAATAGCGAGGACGTGCCGCCGGGGAAGAAGCCCTCGGCCTACGCCATCAAGTCCGGCACCTCGATGGCCTGCCCGCacgtcgccggcgccgccgccttcGTCAAGTCGGCGCACCCAGGCTGGACGCCGTCCATAATCAGATCAGCTCTCATGACCACAG CGACGACGACGAACAACCTCGGGAAGCCACTGGCGAGCAGCACGGGCGCGGCGGCGACGGGGCACGACATGGGCGCCGGGGAGATGAGCCCTCTGCGCGCGCTCAGCCCCGGTCTGGTGTTCGACACCACGACGCAGGACTACCTCAACTTCCTCTGCTACTACGGCTACAAGGAGCAGCACGTGCGGAAGATCTCCGGCGCCGCGCGCTTCTCCTGCCCCGCGGGCGCGCCCTCGCCGGACCTCATCGCGTCGGCCGTCAACTACCCGTCCATCTCCGTGCCACGGCTGCAGAGGGGGAAGCCCGCCACCGTGGCGCGCACCGCCATGAACGTGGGGCCGTCGAACGCGACGTACGCGGCCACCGTAGACGCGCCCGCGGGCCTGGCGGTGCGGGTCTCGCCCGACCGGCTTGTGTTCTCGAGGAGGTGGACGACGGCGAGGTACGAGGTGAGCTTCGACGTGGCCGCCGCCGGCGCAGGCGTGAGCAAGGGGTACGTGCACGGCGCCGTCACCTGGTCCGACGGCGCCCACTCGGTGCGGACGCCGTTCGCGGTCAATGTCCTCTGA
- the LOC136455944 gene encoding CO(2)-response secreted protease-like isoform X1 encodes MVNTGRFVILVLAYRLLVPLLSASAEPDHNTKESYVVYMGSPSGGGNGGDVSDPEAVQAAHLQMLSSIVPSDEQGRVALTQSYHHAFEGFAVALTDKEAAALSGHERVVSVFKDRALQLHTTRSWDFLEVQSGLQSGRLGRRASGDVIIGIVDTGVWPESPSFNDAGMRDVPARWRGVCMEGPDFKKSNCNKKLIGARYYGVQPESSAPNASSSAVATPAATGSPRDTVGHGTHTASTAAGAVVSDADYYGLARGAAKGGAPSSRVAVYRACSLGGCSTSAVLKAIDDAVGDGVDVISISIGMSSVFQSDFLTDPIALGALHAHQRGVLVVCSGGNDGPNPYTVVNSAPWILTVAASSIDRSFQSSIALGNGDVVKGVAINFSNHSLSGEQYPLVFGAQVAAHYAPVAEASNCYPGSLDAQKVAGKIVVCVSTDPMVSRRVKKLVAEGSGARGLVLIDDAEKDVPFVAGGFALSQVSTDAGAQILEYINSTKNPTAVILPTEDVGDFKPAPVVASFSARGPGLTESILKPDLMAPGVSILAATIPSTNSEDVPPGKKPSAYAIKSGTSMACPHVAGAAAFVKSAHPGWTPSIIRSALMTTATTTNNLGKPLASSTGAAATGHDMGAGEMSPLRALSPGLVFDTTTQDYLNFLCYYGYKEQHVRKISGAARFSCPAGAPSPDLIASAVNYPSISVPRLQRGKPATVARTAMNVGPSNATYAATVDAPAGLAVRVSPDRLVFSRRWTTARYEVSFDVAAAGAGVSKGYVHGAVTWSDGAHSVRTPFAVNVL; translated from the exons ATGGTGAACACCGGGCGCTTCGTCATCCTCGTCCTCGCCTACCGGCTCCTGGTACCCCTCCTCTCAGCCTCAGCTGAACCGGACCACAACACCAAAGAG TCGTATGTCGTCTACATGGGGAGCCCGTCGGGAGGCGGAAACGGAGGCGACGTCAGCGATCCGGAGGCGGTGCAGGCGGCTCACCTGCAGATGCTGTCGTCCATCGTCCCGAGCGACGAGCAGGGGAGGGTCGCGCTGACGCAGAGCTACCACCACGCGTTCGAGGGCTTCGCCGTCGCGCTCACCGACAAGGAGGCCGCCGCGCTCTCCG GGCACGAGAGGGTGGTGTCCGTGTTCAAGGACCGAGCCCTGCAGCTGCACACGACGCGGTCGTGGGACTTCCTGGAGGTGCAGTCCGGGCTCCAGTCCGGCCGCCTCGGCCGACGGGCGTCCGGCGACGTCATCATCGGCATCGTCGACACGGGTGTCTGGCCGGAGTCTCCGAGCTTCAACGACGCCGGGATGCGCGACGTGccggcgcggtggcgcggcgtGTGCATGGAAGGACCCGACTTCAAGAAGAGCAACTGCAACAA GAAGCTGATCGGCGCCCGGTACTACGGCGTTCAGCCCGAGTCGTCGGCACCGAACGCCTCCAGCAGCGCCGTGGCGACGCCGGCCGCGACCGGCTCGCCGCGGGACACCGTGGGCCACGGCACGCACACCGCGTCCACGGCGGCCGGCGCGGTCGTGTCGGACGCCGACTACTACGGGCTCGCCCGGGGCGCGGCCAAAGGCGGGGCGCCGTCGAGCCGGGTGGCCGTGTACCGCGCGTGCTCGCTGGGCGGGTGCTCCACGTCGGCGGTGCTCAAGGCCATCGACGACGCGGTGGGCGACGGCGTGGAcgtcatctccatctccatcggcATGAGCTCCGTGTTCCAGTCCGACTTCCTCACCGACCCCATCGCGCTGGGCGCGCTCCACGCGCACCAGCGCGGCGTGCTCGTCGTCTGCTCCGGCGGCAACGACGGGCCCAACCCCTACACCGTCGTCAACTCCGCGCCGTGGATCCTCACCGTCGCCGCCTCCTCCATCGACCGCTCCTTCCAGTCCAGCATCGCTCTCGGCAACGGCGACGTCGTCAAG GGAGTGGCGATAAACTTCTCCAACCACAGCCTCAGCGGCGAGCAGTACCCTCTGGTGTTCGGGGCCCAGGTGGCCGCCCACTACGCGCCGGTCGCCGAGGCGAG CAACTGCTACCCTGGATCATTGGACGCGCAGAAGGTGGCCGGCAAGATCGTGGTGTGCGTGAGCACGGACCCGATGGTGTCGCGGCGGGTCAAGAAGCTGGTCGCCGAGGGGTCCGGCGCCAGGGGGCTGGTGCTCATCGATGACGCCGAGAAGGACGTGCCCTTCGTCGCCGGCGGCTTCGCGCTATCCCAAGTTAGCACCGACGCCGGCGCGCAGATCCTCGAGTACATCAACTCCACAAA GAATCCGACGGCCGTAATCCTCCCGACCGAGGACGTCGGGGACTTCAAGCCGGCGCCGGTGGTGGCGTCCTTCTCGGCGCGTGGCCCTGGCCTCACCGAGTCCATCCTCAAG CCTGATCTGATGGCGCCCGGCGTCAGCATCCTGGCCGCCACGATCCCGTCCACGAATAGCGAGGACGTGCCGCCGGGGAAGAAGCCCTCGGCCTACGCCATCAAGTCCGGCACCTCGATGGCCTGCCCGCacgtcgccggcgccgccgccttcGTCAAGTCGGCGCACCCAGGCTGGACGCCGTCCATAATCAGATCAGCTCTCATGACCACAG CGACGACGACGAACAACCTCGGGAAGCCACTGGCGAGCAGCACGGGCGCGGCGGCGACGGGGCACGACATGGGCGCCGGGGAGATGAGCCCTCTGCGCGCGCTCAGCCCCGGTCTGGTGTTCGACACCACGACGCAGGACTACCTCAACTTCCTCTGCTACTACGGCTACAAGGAGCAGCACGTGCGGAAGATCTCCGGCGCCGCGCGCTTCTCCTGCCCCGCGGGCGCGCCCTCGCCGGACCTCATCGCGTCGGCCGTCAACTACCCGTCCATCTCCGTGCCACGGCTGCAGAGGGGGAAGCCCGCCACCGTGGCGCGCACCGCCATGAACGTGGGGCCGTCGAACGCGACGTACGCGGCCACCGTAGACGCGCCCGCGGGCCTGGCGGTGCGGGTCTCGCCCGACCGGCTTGTGTTCTCGAGGAGGTGGACGACGGCGAGGTACGAGGTGAGCTTCGACGTGGCCGCCGCCGGCGCAGGCGTGAGCAAGGGGTACGTGCACGGCGCCGTCACCTGGTCCGACGGCGCCCACTCGGTGCGGACGCCGTTCGCGGTCAATGTCCTCTGA